A stretch of Thermosinus carboxydivorans Nor1 DNA encodes these proteins:
- a CDS encoding type II toxin-antitoxin system RatA family toxin produces the protein MPYVEVTMPVNCDKSKIYPILKDMEKYPEFMPDLVSVEVLERKDNTTITRWVSNVDGRIIKWTEVDTFDDENMHIAYRQIEGDLKKFEGEWILTDIREVRRLN, from the coding sequence GTGCCATATGTAGAAGTAACCATGCCGGTCAATTGCGATAAGAGTAAAATATATCCTATTTTAAAGGATATGGAGAAGTACCCTGAATTTATGCCCGACTTGGTCAGTGTCGAAGTACTGGAACGCAAAGATAATACGACTATTACCCGTTGGGTTTCGAATGTGGACGGCCGAATTATAAAATGGACTGAGGTAGATACTTTTGATGATGAAAACATGCATATTGCTTACCGGCAAATCGAAGGCGACCTTAAAAAGTTTGAAGGCGAATGGATATTAACCGATATCCGGGAGGTACGGAGATTAAACTAA